A section of the Rhodopirellula halodulae genome encodes:
- a CDS encoding TIGR03545 family protein yields the protein MIRWRFLLTRLIVVATILMLLFWGLGPMASYITVRGLEASTGAKAEIGATRVALFPPQIQFDDVRVADPRDDKEFRNAFQADSINFVIDGDALLRRRWVIDQGSIAGLQIGTTRDSSGHLDQTIEDEIESSGPSMIEQLLSSATDGLSDRAEALGKDLETVRTGKQIRERWKNEYERLVRETKTLEQRVETIREAASGIDNPLRDWPELQRTLAEAEKVREQLIQLRQSMNAMPEEMRNDLARLEQAKQKDLDKVDAFVPGDLSESKNFGVDLVSAEIRRSLNQLRDYLENGRTLANYTVVAPDTERVRGEDYDFLGGNRRPELMVRHCDVSGTMRADGKVFTLSGVVENMTPTPELLADPTRARLRLEGPETVDVDYVRDRRQGDQLDRLTLHWPEMNADPIRLGRGKDVGIAIAGGVREVWVQLASRGEHLEGRLVSKQSGVNMRVDVKGDAGASAAAIQMNQSLANVDQVEIDAEFEGTWKDIDLKLNTNLGDVFNNAARTAIASQMEASKAKVAAQVNEAHREQMLELNEWMLAQQNQAQSLLARADKSVEELSRKILNEINGADQYLGKLKTAFGSSLR from the coding sequence ATGATTCGTTGGAGATTCTTACTGACACGGTTGATCGTTGTCGCGACCATTTTGATGCTGCTGTTTTGGGGCCTCGGCCCGATGGCAAGCTACATCACCGTTCGTGGCTTGGAAGCATCGACCGGAGCGAAAGCGGAAATCGGTGCCACGCGAGTCGCACTGTTCCCGCCTCAAATCCAATTCGATGACGTGCGGGTCGCCGACCCTCGCGATGACAAAGAATTTCGAAACGCTTTCCAAGCGGACTCGATCAACTTTGTGATCGACGGGGACGCTTTGCTACGACGTCGCTGGGTCATCGACCAAGGCAGCATCGCCGGTTTGCAGATCGGAACCACGCGTGACAGCAGCGGTCACTTGGATCAAACGATCGAAGACGAAATCGAATCGTCCGGTCCATCCATGATCGAGCAATTGCTTTCGTCAGCAACCGACGGATTGTCGGATCGCGCCGAAGCGTTGGGCAAGGACCTGGAAACAGTCCGCACCGGCAAACAAATTCGCGAACGTTGGAAAAACGAATACGAACGTTTGGTCCGCGAAACAAAAACGCTTGAACAACGCGTCGAAACCATTCGCGAAGCCGCCAGTGGCATCGACAATCCGCTTCGAGATTGGCCCGAGTTGCAACGCACCTTGGCGGAAGCCGAAAAGGTTCGCGAGCAATTGATTCAGTTGCGTCAATCGATGAACGCCATGCCCGAAGAAATGCGAAACGACTTGGCTCGTTTGGAACAAGCCAAACAAAAAGACTTGGACAAGGTCGACGCATTTGTCCCTGGCGACCTCAGCGAATCGAAAAACTTTGGCGTCGACTTGGTCAGCGCCGAAATTCGCCGTTCGCTGAACCAACTGCGTGACTATCTGGAAAACGGGCGAACCCTCGCCAACTACACCGTGGTGGCCCCGGACACGGAGCGTGTTCGCGGCGAAGACTATGACTTCTTGGGTGGCAACCGCCGTCCCGAGTTGATGGTTCGCCACTGTGACGTCAGCGGTACCATGCGAGCGGATGGCAAAGTTTTCACGCTGTCGGGCGTCGTTGAAAACATGACACCGACTCCGGAACTGTTGGCCGATCCCACGCGAGCACGCTTGCGTTTGGAAGGTCCTGAAACCGTCGACGTCGACTACGTTCGCGATCGTCGCCAAGGCGATCAACTGGATCGCCTGACATTGCACTGGCCAGAAATGAACGCGGATCCGATCCGTTTGGGCCGCGGCAAAGACGTTGGCATCGCCATCGCCGGCGGCGTTCGCGAAGTGTGGGTGCAATTGGCCAGTCGTGGTGAACACCTCGAAGGTCGCTTGGTGAGCAAGCAGTCAGGCGTCAACATGCGTGTCGACGTCAAAGGCGACGCGGGTGCGTCCGCTGCCGCAATCCAAATGAACCAATCGCTGGCCAACGTGGATCAAGTCGAGATCGACGCCGAGTTCGAAGGAACTTGGAAAGACATCGACTTGAAGCTGAACACCAACCTGGGCGACGTGTTCAACAACGCCGCACGAACGGCCATCGCGAGCCAGATGGAAGCGTCCAAAGCCAAGGTGGCTGCCCAGGTCAACGAAGCTCATCGCGAGCAGATGTTGGAACTGAACGAGTGGATGCTGGCTCAACAGAATCAGGCTCAATCGCTGCTGGCAAGAGCGGACAAGTCGGTGGAAGAACTCAGCCGCAAGATCCTCAACGAGATCAACGGTGCGGATCAGTATCTCGGCAAGTTGAAAACCGCATTTGGCTCCAGCTTGCGATGA
- a CDS encoding OprO/OprP family phosphate-selective porin yields MESSSMRRRVSAARRTLAALVCLATSGVTAANAQDWWSPAPSNGNESVLVDPQPAGGFNSMLSSEYSAAPVRPVAQDEDGLNPGPEPGVVDADLEESEELDDDTFEDKLNAFAERLDSLDEGFEGLEEALDEVDAKASNKSLVVSGSSKSTMKISGRVHVDAWGFDTDDDPAMNQFSAGPDDELNRLGFRRLRFGVSGKVKDNMVYKIEMEFANGNNSEFRDAYLGWSDLPFLQKVLVGNQKRPYGLDHLNSSRYNVFIERPFVIEAFNEDARRLGVASYGVSENEAWNWRYGVYNQRNVQDEGNYTGDHLQLQLAGRLANTIWYDETSNGRGYAHWAISGTHADVSTEDNAESRFRTRPEARTSGTRWLDTGQIDGTDYYNLLGLEGVVNLGALQIVGEYQSNWIERDGFEDLRLDGGYVYASYFLTGEHMPWDRGSGTLGRPVPFENFWLVDRCNGCRSGGWGAWQLAARYSVADFSDGGDAQFYGGEAQAFTAAMNWYWNANARMQFNYITGEIENSTVGNRGGAPVDGNYNVYGARFMIDF; encoded by the coding sequence ATGGAATCCTCATCCATGCGGCGTCGCGTGAGCGCTGCCAGACGAACCCTCGCGGCGTTGGTTTGCTTGGCAACCAGTGGCGTGACAGCGGCCAACGCTCAAGACTGGTGGTCACCAGCGCCCAGCAATGGAAACGAATCCGTCTTGGTCGATCCGCAACCCGCGGGCGGCTTCAACAGCATGCTGTCAAGCGAATACAGTGCCGCACCAGTACGGCCTGTCGCTCAAGACGAAGATGGACTGAACCCCGGTCCTGAACCCGGCGTTGTCGACGCCGACTTGGAAGAATCCGAGGAACTCGACGACGACACGTTCGAAGACAAACTCAACGCCTTTGCCGAGCGTTTGGATTCGCTGGACGAAGGATTCGAAGGCTTGGAAGAAGCCCTCGACGAGGTCGATGCCAAAGCGAGCAACAAATCGTTGGTCGTCAGCGGGTCCAGCAAATCGACCATGAAGATCAGTGGTCGTGTGCACGTGGATGCCTGGGGATTTGACACCGACGACGATCCAGCCATGAATCAGTTCAGCGCTGGTCCAGACGACGAACTGAACCGCCTTGGCTTCCGACGTTTGCGTTTCGGCGTGTCGGGCAAAGTCAAAGACAACATGGTCTACAAGATCGAAATGGAATTTGCCAACGGCAACAATTCCGAATTCCGTGATGCCTACTTGGGATGGAGCGATCTGCCATTCCTGCAAAAAGTCTTGGTGGGTAACCAAAAGCGTCCATACGGCTTGGACCACCTGAACAGCTCACGTTACAACGTGTTCATCGAACGTCCGTTCGTGATCGAAGCGTTCAACGAAGACGCTCGTCGTTTGGGTGTGGCCTCGTACGGCGTTTCTGAGAACGAAGCTTGGAACTGGCGTTACGGTGTCTACAACCAACGCAACGTTCAAGACGAAGGCAACTACACCGGCGATCACTTGCAATTGCAACTCGCGGGGCGTTTGGCCAACACGATCTGGTACGACGAAACCAGCAACGGTCGTGGATACGCTCACTGGGCCATCTCCGGTACACACGCTGACGTCAGCACCGAAGACAACGCTGAATCGCGTTTCCGCACTCGTCCGGAAGCTCGCACCAGCGGCACCCGTTGGTTGGACACGGGACAGATCGACGGCACCGACTACTACAACTTGCTCGGATTGGAAGGCGTCGTGAACCTCGGTGCGTTGCAGATCGTTGGTGAATACCAAAGCAACTGGATCGAGCGTGACGGATTCGAAGACTTGCGTTTGGACGGTGGTTACGTCTACGCCAGTTACTTCCTAACCGGCGAACACATGCCTTGGGATCGTGGCTCGGGAACGCTCGGCCGCCCGGTTCCATTCGAGAACTTCTGGTTGGTGGATCGTTGCAACGGATGCCGCTCGGGCGGTTGGGGTGCATGGCAATTGGCAGCACGCTACTCCGTGGCTGACTTCAGCGATGGTGGCGATGCCCAGTTCTACGGCGGTGAAGCTCAGGCTTTCACGGCGGCCATGAACTGGTACTGGAACGCCAACGCTCGCATGCAGTTCAACTACATCACGGGTGAGATCGAAAACAGCACGGTCGGAAACCGCGGCGGAGCTCCCGTCGATGGCAACTACAACGTCTACGGTGCTCGCTTCATGATCGACTTCTGA
- a CDS encoding sugar phosphate isomerase/epimerase family protein, with protein MSFKSAITVSLVEEARGGPFVYWDGMQDACEKASALAFDAIEIFAPGPDAVDEAELKGLLEKHNLVVAAVGTGAGMVKHGLSLTNPDADHRAKARDFVKQMIDFGGVYNAPAIIGSMQGKWGGDVSRDQALAYLREALNELGPYAAQHNVPLFYEPLNRYETNLLRTVAEGVEFCKTLDNDNIKLLADLFHMNIEEADLAAAIREGKGYVGHIHFVDSNRQAAGMGHMDHAPIIAALKDIGYDGYLCAEAFALPDSDTAARNTIEAFKRLTA; from the coding sequence ATGTCATTCAAATCAGCCATCACAGTCAGCTTGGTCGAAGAAGCCCGCGGCGGTCCGTTCGTTTATTGGGACGGCATGCAAGACGCTTGCGAAAAGGCGTCCGCACTCGCCTTTGACGCCATCGAAATCTTCGCCCCCGGTCCCGATGCGGTCGACGAAGCCGAACTCAAGGGATTGCTGGAAAAACACAACTTGGTCGTCGCGGCGGTCGGTACCGGCGCGGGCATGGTCAAACACGGTTTGAGCCTGACCAATCCCGATGCCGATCATCGCGCGAAGGCTCGCGATTTTGTCAAACAAATGATCGACTTCGGCGGCGTCTACAACGCCCCCGCGATCATCGGATCGATGCAGGGTAAATGGGGCGGCGATGTCTCGCGAGACCAGGCCCTCGCCTATCTCCGTGAAGCACTCAACGAACTCGGCCCGTACGCCGCTCAACACAACGTGCCGTTGTTCTACGAACCACTGAACCGCTACGAAACCAACCTGCTTCGCACCGTTGCCGAAGGCGTTGAGTTCTGCAAGACGCTGGACAACGACAACATCAAACTGTTGGCCGATTTGTTCCACATGAACATCGAGGAAGCCGACCTCGCCGCCGCCATTCGTGAAGGCAAAGGCTACGTCGGGCACATTCACTTTGTGGACTCGAACCGCCAAGCCGCCGGAATGGGTCACATGGACCACGCCCCAATCATCGCGGCTTTGAAAGACATCGGCTACGACGGCTACCTGTGTGCGGAAGCGTTTGCGTTGCCTGATTCCGACACCGCGGCTCGCAACACCATCGAAGCCTTCAAACGCTTGACGGCTTGA
- a CDS encoding arylsulfatase, with the protein MLRWLICLTLFASVGLNQSPFSATGLSAADHPNVVIVITDDQGYGDVGFTGNPVVKTPHIDALAAESTSLSDYHVAPTCSPTRSAFVTGHWTNRTGVWHTISGRSMLRDNEITFGEIFRDAGYETGMFGKWHLGDNYPYRAEDNGFTEVYRHGGGGVGQTPDFWDNAYFDGSYFHNGKPVRANGFCTDVFFEKGNEFITRCAKADQPFLAYIATNAPHGPLHAPQKYIDMYPDMKDNVATFFGMITNIDDNVGKTRALLKELGIYENTIFIFTTDNGTAGGANIFNAEMRGKKGSPYEGGHRVPFVFHYPRGGFATARTNDTLCHAVDVVPTLIELCDVPAPETVKFDGTSIVSLLKDQPADSFEKRMLITDSQRVIDPIKWRQSSVMQNKWRLINGKELYNIADDPGQSNNIAKEHPEQVASMREFYEAWWAELEPTFSQTTEMIVGHPDHPEVTFTAHDWIGQAPPWNQAAIRAAAAVFPKKASKKKLKHNGHWAIQVHRSGTYQVELRRWPEESGTAIGAALEPGKDVPGSSRAYRTTPGRAISVQAAEIRVDGRAVASTKVEPGDSVVTMQIELTEGSHELSPVFQIPTGEVGAYYCTLSTMGN; encoded by the coding sequence ATGTTGCGTTGGTTGATTTGCTTGACGTTGTTTGCCTCCGTCGGACTGAACCAAAGTCCATTTTCTGCGACCGGTCTTTCCGCCGCGGATCATCCCAACGTGGTGATCGTGATCACGGATGACCAAGGTTACGGTGACGTGGGATTCACCGGGAATCCGGTCGTCAAGACTCCGCACATTGACGCATTGGCCGCCGAGTCGACTTCTTTGTCGGATTACCATGTTGCGCCGACCTGCTCTCCAACGCGTTCCGCTTTTGTGACCGGTCACTGGACCAATCGCACCGGAGTTTGGCACACCATCAGCGGCCGTTCCATGCTTCGCGACAACGAAATCACGTTCGGTGAGATCTTCCGTGACGCGGGTTACGAAACGGGGATGTTCGGCAAATGGCACCTGGGCGACAACTATCCCTACCGCGCGGAAGACAATGGCTTCACCGAGGTCTATCGACATGGCGGGGGTGGCGTCGGTCAAACGCCTGACTTCTGGGACAACGCTTACTTTGACGGAAGCTACTTCCACAACGGGAAACCGGTGCGTGCCAATGGTTTCTGCACGGATGTCTTCTTTGAAAAAGGCAACGAATTCATCACGCGTTGTGCCAAGGCGGACCAACCTTTCCTCGCCTACATCGCCACCAACGCTCCGCACGGTCCACTGCATGCTCCGCAGAAGTACATCGACATGTACCCGGACATGAAAGACAACGTGGCCACCTTCTTTGGCATGATCACGAACATCGACGACAACGTCGGAAAGACACGAGCGTTGCTGAAGGAACTCGGCATCTACGAGAACACCATTTTCATTTTCACCACCGACAACGGGACGGCTGGCGGTGCGAACATCTTCAACGCGGAAATGCGTGGCAAGAAAGGCAGCCCCTACGAGGGCGGACACCGCGTGCCCTTCGTGTTCCATTACCCTCGCGGTGGATTCGCAACCGCCCGAACCAATGACACGCTGTGCCATGCGGTGGACGTAGTGCCAACTCTGATCGAACTCTGCGATGTGCCGGCTCCCGAAACGGTCAAATTTGACGGAACCTCGATCGTCTCGCTGTTGAAAGACCAACCCGCCGACTCATTCGAAAAACGTATGCTGATCACGGATTCGCAACGCGTCATCGATCCCATCAAATGGCGTCAGTCATCCGTCATGCAGAACAAGTGGCGTTTGATCAACGGGAAAGAGCTGTACAACATCGCGGATGATCCCGGTCAGTCGAACAACATTGCGAAAGAACATCCCGAACAAGTCGCCTCGATGCGAGAATTCTACGAAGCGTGGTGGGCCGAACTGGAACCGACGTTCTCGCAAACAACCGAAATGATCGTCGGACATCCCGATCACCCCGAGGTCACGTTCACGGCTCATGATTGGATCGGTCAAGCACCGCCATGGAACCAAGCAGCCATTCGAGCCGCAGCGGCTGTGTTCCCGAAAAAGGCCAGCAAAAAGAAGCTCAAACACAACGGCCACTGGGCGATCCAAGTCCACCGATCGGGGACTTACCAAGTTGAGTTGCGACGTTGGCCAGAAGAGTCCGGTACGGCCATCGGTGCCGCTCTTGAGCCAGGAAAAGATGTGCCTGGATCCTCCAGGGCCTACCGAACGACACCGGGTCGAGCGATCTCGGTTCAGGCCGCAGAAATTCGAGTGGACGGGCGAGCGGTTGCTTCCACCAAGGTCGAACCGGGTGACTCCGTTGTGACCATGCAAATCGAGCTCACCGAAGGCTCACACGAGCTTTCGCCGGTCTTTCAAATCCCCACCGGCGAAGTTGGGGCGTACTATTGCACACTTTCGACGATGGGCAACTGA
- a CDS encoding aldo/keto reductase, translated as MLPRRRLGQTDMELTTLSFGASSIGQEFRSVDLGESLEAVRVALDSGMNFIDTAAFYGRGMSEMMLGRVLPDYPRDQYYLGTKLGRYTGQHFDFSAKRVVESIDTSLERMKVDHLDIVLCHDLEFVEMSQIVEETIPAIRKEIEKGKVRYVGVSGYPMKMFKYVMERADIDCLLTYNHYTLQNDMALDLVPIAKEKGVGLMNGAPFSARLLTNAELPPWHKATPQVREVAAAAAKHCADRGSDIAKLALQFSIANEEFATCIPGSANPKRVAQWVEWAQEPMDETLVAEVQEILKPIHNWFYIEGRPENNDEPVNA; from the coding sequence ATGCTGCCTCGTCGACGTTTAGGCCAAACGGATATGGAACTCACGACGCTCTCCTTTGGAGCGTCTTCGATCGGTCAGGAATTCCGCAGCGTTGATTTGGGCGAAAGCCTGGAAGCCGTTCGCGTGGCACTTGATAGCGGCATGAACTTCATCGACACCGCCGCGTTCTACGGTCGCGGCATGAGTGAAATGATGCTTGGCCGTGTGCTGCCCGATTACCCACGCGACCAGTATTACCTGGGCACAAAGCTTGGACGTTACACCGGACAACACTTCGACTTCAGTGCCAAGCGTGTGGTGGAGAGCATCGACACTTCGCTGGAGCGTATGAAGGTCGATCACCTCGACATCGTGCTCTGTCATGATTTGGAATTTGTCGAGATGTCACAGATCGTCGAGGAAACCATTCCCGCGATTCGCAAAGAAATCGAAAAAGGCAAAGTCCGATACGTCGGCGTCAGCGGTTACCCCATGAAGATGTTCAAGTACGTGATGGAACGTGCGGACATCGATTGCTTGCTGACCTACAACCACTACACGTTGCAAAACGACATGGCACTCGACTTGGTGCCGATCGCGAAAGAGAAAGGCGTCGGCCTGATGAACGGCGCGCCGTTCTCGGCTCGATTGTTGACCAACGCCGAGCTGCCGCCGTGGCACAAAGCGACCCCGCAAGTCCGCGAGGTCGCCGCGGCCGCCGCGAAACACTGTGCGGATCGCGGCAGTGACATCGCGAAACTTGCGTTGCAATTCAGCATCGCCAACGAAGAATTCGCGACCTGCATCCCTGGTTCCGCCAACCCCAAACGCGTGGCTCAGTGGGTCGAATGGGCACAAGAACCCATGGATGAAACGTTGGTCGCCGAGGTCCAAGAGATCCTGAAACCAATCCACAATTGGTTCTACATCGAAGGCCGACCTGAAAACAACGACGAACCCGTCAACGCCTGA
- a CDS encoding TIGR03546 family protein has product MILFTIKLLSTLRRAIAGRRYPSQLAWGFSLGLLIGLIPHGNLLAVALVLGVLVLRINHAMAALTAIGVTMIAPKLDPISDQLAQWVFAQKGVSEFMSRAWDYPLVPWTDLNNTVVMGSFLIGLAALLPAFALSYPLCRAISGNWSEDQDLEEVAVAPKRKQRQRDEETLVVDGPHESPSKPHFRPELEPTASATSGRVFDFRRVDEAEPIAATIEPNQPTPPAFDSSSETKTTRIEMIDERADLATTTATLSSPRVQTKASASVNAAEQNDQQKIDEALSYLLRQLRDSQDKDAA; this is encoded by the coding sequence ATGATTCTATTCACGATCAAACTGCTCAGCACACTCCGCCGAGCCATCGCGGGAAGACGCTACCCGTCCCAACTCGCTTGGGGATTTTCGTTGGGCCTGCTCATCGGCTTGATTCCGCACGGCAATTTGCTCGCCGTCGCGTTGGTCTTGGGTGTGCTCGTGCTGCGAATCAACCACGCGATGGCCGCGTTGACCGCGATCGGCGTGACCATGATCGCCCCCAAGCTGGATCCCATCTCGGACCAATTGGCGCAGTGGGTGTTCGCCCAAAAAGGCGTCAGCGAGTTCATGTCGCGAGCGTGGGACTACCCGTTGGTTCCTTGGACCGACCTGAACAACACCGTCGTGATGGGAAGTTTCCTGATCGGCTTGGCCGCGTTGCTGCCCGCTTTCGCGCTGTCGTATCCACTTTGCCGAGCGATCTCGGGCAACTGGAGCGAAGACCAGGACTTGGAAGAAGTCGCCGTCGCTCCCAAGCGAAAACAACGACAACGCGATGAAGAAACATTGGTGGTCGACGGACCTCACGAATCGCCCTCCAAGCCTCACTTCCGCCCCGAGCTCGAGCCCACCGCATCGGCCACATCCGGACGAGTTTTTGACTTTCGCCGAGTCGATGAGGCGGAACCGATCGCGGCCACGATCGAACCCAACCAACCAACGCCACCCGCATTTGACTCGTCGTCTGAGACCAAGACCACTCGGATTGAAATGATCGACGAGCGTGCGGACCTGGCAACAACCACCGCCACCCTCAGCAGCCCCCGAGTTCAGACCAAGGCTTCGGCCTCCGTCAACGCGGCGGAACAAAACGACCAACAAAAGATCGATGAAGCGCTCAGTTATTTGCTTCGTCAATTGCGCGATTCGCAAGACAAGGATGCAGCATGA
- a CDS encoding sulfatase family protein gives MSRQSIGPQHVLWLLALTIAPWVSPATASAAGRPNILFIMSDDHTTQAVGAYGSRLAYLNPTPNLDRLAKEGMLFENAFVTNSICTPSRACIMTGKYNHNNGVFDLNGRIDPENQHLAIEMKKAGYQTAMIGKWHLKAEPAAFDYYCVLPGQGKYFDPVFRVQGDKPWPKNTIVKEGMHSTDAITDITLQWFDEERDESKPFFLMHHYKAPHDFFEYAPRYEDYLEDVAIPEPLNLWNQPKFGSLATRGASDEMTPYIGTSIGRRNPRRNYAKHYGVDSWLSDDEAKRKAYNIYLKHYLRCVKGVDDNLARLFAKLEETGQMDNTVIIYTGDQGFMLGEHDYMDKRWMYDESQRMPFLVRYPKSIPAGSRSNAIVENVDYGPTMLAFAGVDTPEYMQGKSFRQICETGQEPEGWKQEAYYRYWMHMAHHDNPGHLGIRTKTHKLIYYYGTDYKGENQTPPAWELYDLVNDPTEIVNQYDNPEYAEVVQDLKHRLAQLRDRVGDDGSHYPKTEAVVQEFWDYSEADRAKAIRISNEYSKAKMAE, from the coding sequence ATGTCACGCCAATCGATTGGGCCGCAACACGTTCTGTGGTTGCTTGCTCTCACCATCGCACCATGGGTTTCCCCAGCAACGGCATCCGCCGCTGGCCGTCCAAACATCTTGTTCATCATGTCGGACGACCACACCACGCAAGCCGTGGGTGCTTACGGGAGCCGCTTGGCCTATTTGAACCCTACGCCCAATTTGGACCGCTTGGCCAAGGAAGGCATGCTGTTCGAAAACGCGTTCGTGACCAACTCGATCTGCACCCCCAGTCGTGCCTGCATCATGACGGGGAAATACAACCACAATAACGGCGTGTTCGATCTGAACGGACGCATCGATCCGGAGAACCAGCACCTCGCCATCGAGATGAAGAAGGCTGGGTACCAAACGGCGATGATCGGAAAGTGGCACTTGAAAGCCGAACCGGCCGCCTTCGATTACTACTGCGTTCTACCGGGACAAGGCAAATACTTCGATCCGGTATTTCGAGTGCAAGGCGACAAGCCATGGCCGAAAAATACGATCGTCAAGGAAGGCATGCACAGCACCGATGCCATCACCGACATCACGTTGCAGTGGTTCGATGAAGAACGCGACGAGAGCAAGCCGTTCTTCCTGATGCACCACTACAAAGCCCCCCACGATTTCTTTGAATACGCACCGCGTTACGAAGATTACCTGGAAGACGTCGCGATCCCCGAACCATTGAACTTGTGGAACCAACCCAAGTTTGGCTCCCTGGCGACTCGCGGCGCGAGTGACGAAATGACGCCCTACATCGGAACGTCCATCGGTCGGCGGAACCCTCGTCGCAACTACGCCAAACACTACGGGGTCGACTCGTGGCTCAGCGACGACGAAGCCAAACGCAAAGCCTACAACATCTACCTGAAGCACTACCTGCGATGCGTGAAAGGCGTCGACGACAACTTGGCTCGATTGTTTGCCAAGCTGGAGGAAACCGGCCAAATGGACAACACGGTCATCATCTACACGGGTGACCAAGGATTCATGCTGGGCGAACATGACTACATGGACAAACGTTGGATGTACGACGAATCCCAACGCATGCCGTTCTTGGTTCGCTACCCCAAGTCCATTCCTGCCGGCTCACGCTCGAACGCCATCGTCGAGAACGTGGACTACGGACCGACCATGTTGGCGTTCGCCGGCGTCGACACGCCCGAATACATGCAGGGCAAAAGCTTCCGCCAAATCTGCGAAACCGGACAGGAACCCGAAGGCTGGAAACAGGAAGCGTATTACCGCTACTGGATGCACATGGCACACCATGACAACCCCGGCCATCTTGGGATCCGCACGAAGACTCACAAGTTGATCTATTACTACGGCACGGACTACAAGGGCGAAAACCAAACGCCACCGGCTTGGGAGCTGTATGACTTGGTCAACGATCCAACCGAAATCGTCAACCAATACGACAATCCCGAATACGCGGAAGTCGTCCAGGACCTGAAACACCGCTTGGCACAACTGCGTGACCGTGTTGGCGATGATGGTTCGCACTACCCCAAAACCGAAGCCGTGGTGCAGGAGTTTTGGGATTACAGCGAAGCGGATCGAGCGAAAGCCATTCGCATTTCAAACGAGTATTCGAAAGCGAAAATGGCCGAGTAG